CACAAAAACCGTTGTGATTGCCGCCGGGATAGGCGCCTTCGAACCGATCCATTTGAAAAATGAAAGCGTGGATCGTTTTGAAAACAAAGGCGTCACTTACATGGTTCACGATCTCGAAGCGTATACGGGACAGCGCGTTCTCGTCGTCGGCGGCGGTGATAGCGCAGTGGATTGGGCGCTGGCACTCGAACCCATCGCTGAGAAGGTCACGCTAATCCACCGTCGGGACGGTTTCCGTGCTCACGAATCTTCGGTCAACGCACTTTTTGAATCATCGGTCGATGTGCTTGTCTTCCATGAGTTGCGCGAATTGCAGGGAGGCTCCAAATTGGAGCGCGCCGTGATTTTCAACAATCAAAACCAAGAAGAACGCACCCTCGACATCGATTCCGCCGTCCTCGCGCTGGGGTTTAAGGCCGATCTGGGGCCGATTCGCACATGGGGGCTCGAGACCATCGGGCGCCGCTATATCCAGGTGAACAAGCAAATGGAAACGAACTTGCCGGGTGTGTATGCCGCCGGGGACGTGGCCCTGCAGGAGGATCTCGATCCGCTCAACTTGATCGTAATCGGCTATGGTCAGGTGACCGTGGCCGTCAACTACGCCTACACGAAGGTCAAACCGGGCGAGAAGGTCTTCCCCGGCCACTCCAGCGAAAAGCTTTCAAAAAAATCCTGACGACACGCTTC
The sequence above is drawn from the Anaerolineales bacterium genome and encodes:
- a CDS encoding NAD(P)/FAD-dependent oxidoreductase; this encodes MAGKKAPALFDITFVGAGPTGLFGAFYAGLRELSVKVIDALPKAGGQLITLYPEKWIYDTPGFYKIRSKDLVENLLQQASQWQPKFVFDQRALKLTQDSHPDAEPDERVWMIETDKERHYTKTVVIAAGIGAFEPIHLKNESVDRFENKGVTYMVHDLEAYTGQRVLVVGGGDSAVDWALALEPIAEKVTLIHRRDGFRAHESSVNALFESSVDVLVFHELRELQGGSKLERAVIFNNQNQEERTLDIDSAVLALGFKADLGPIRTWGLETIGRRYIQVNKQMETNLPGVYAAGDVALQEDLDPLNLIVIGYGQVTVAVNYAYTKVKPGEKVFPGHSSEKLSKKS